The Argentina anserina chromosome 5, drPotAnse1.1, whole genome shotgun sequence genome includes the window GCACAGCTGAATGCAAGCGTGCAACGCAGACATACTCTTTTCCAGCACCTTGCTGAGACTTGACAAGCCGTGTTGCTCGGTCAATACAGACAATAAGATTACCAGTAACCTTAGGATCAAGGGTACCACTATGACCAGTCTTCTCAACACGAAGGATGCGTTTAATCCAAGCAACAACCTCATGGGAAGAGGGGTTTGCGGGCTTGTCCAGATTAAGAACACCATATCTGATATACTCTGCAAGAGGCCGCTTCAGGGGGGAGAATCCCGAGGGAAGAGGTGTGTAATGTCCAGTCCGAACATTGAGGCGGTCATAGTTCTTGAGAAGAATAGGCCACTGAGAGGTGTCCAGGGAGGGAGTCGAGCTCTGGGGCTTGATCATGTAGTCTTTGTCCACATCAACGTCTTTCTCcctactcttcttcttcttcttctcactaTCCTTCACTGACATGGCCTTGACTGGGGATTTTTCATCGTCTGAAGACATTTCCTGCAAAGTACAACAGgagaatcaaaacaaaaatagcTGATAAAACCCACTATCGAATCACTTCTCGTATATTCAACCACACAACATTTTTCCGAGACTAATGAAACTTTACCAATAACAGGGGTATTATGTAATTGGTTTATTCCCATCATCAACATCCCTGGTTTTAAAAATCGCAAAACAATCAATTATCAAAACAACCCTATCTGCTTCTACTACATTATAATCAGTTAATCACAACTCCTAATAACCCAAAATAACACGAACACATGAAGCTGACACAACATAAGACCCTTTCTAATTAAAACCCACAACGATTCCATTGGTCCCAAACCCAGTTAAACTAACCTACAAACACTTCGACCTAAACCCTCAGAAATGACAAAACATCACGTACATATGATAAAGAGGTTCAGAACATTCCAACAGACCAATGACAACAGTAAGGTTCAGTTCAGTTCAGTTCGCTGTTCAACACAATACGATAAAGTTCGACATGAACAACGCTAAAGAGGATAGATAGAGTAGGAAAGCACATacctttgagtttgatttcGGCTGGGAAGCAAACCCTTTTGGGATTTGGACAGTTGAGAGAGGGCGGCCACCTTAGAGAGGGTTTCTGACTCTCACTCCTCACTTCGCCTCAATCTTCTAAAACCCTAGCGAGGTTTAATAGCATATTCTCGTGAGGGAAGGGATAGTATGGTCAATGCACACGGAGGGTAAAGGAGACTTTTCGGGATTCTAATGATTCAGTTTGCTGGGCCATGCAAGGACAACTCGGCCTAGTTTTCTTTTCGTAGTTTCAGTGGATGTTTAGGTTAAGATGCCTTCGGATTTTCATAAGCTCGTCGAATTTTTTAATAACAATTCGAATGTAGCAATGGCGTAGTCTCAAACTTCGGTTTGGTAATTATCATATCATTTTTATCAaatggttttttgtttttggtcagAATCAGATGGTATTTTGTTGAGAAAAAGATGGATGAGCAAGCGCTCTACAAGAGTTCATGATCTCTTTATAGGGCCATGAGTGACATATAGTTGTTATATCCTCTAAGCCAAAAAAAAGGGCAGTGAACCAGTTATGAGTTGTTACAATCACAACCTCCAAGAAGGTGATCGCAACTTTGagaaacaagaaaagaaaaaaaaaaggattatGTAATAATGCTTTATTTCATTCAAAACTCACTGGCGATAATTTGTCAAGATGAGCAGAGTGCTCATTGCAATGAAGAGagaaataacaaaaaattgaTTGTGTGTGGAACCATAGTAATTCATTAGCCAGTTATAGCAGAGTTAAGAGCACTATGGACGTCGACACCTATCTGCGCTTCGGCTTTCTCCAGATCGGTTGTGGCTGAACTGAGCTTCTGAGTAAAATCTGCAAGCCCCTTCTGGACCAAACTCGCATCAATTTGGTCAATCGGCACAGCTTCCACGGCAACTATATCAGCAACGGAATTTGCATGAATAAAAGCAAAGCCACTGCTGATAAAATATTTCTTCACGTCACTCCCATCGTGCACTGATAAAACTCCAGGCTTTAGCTCCGCAATGGTTGCAACATGGCCAGGCAACACACCCATCTGTCCAGTTGTAGCTGGTATTATGACCATGTCCACCTAAATCACATACCTAAACATTCTTAAAATGGATTTTAGATCAATACACAAAATGCAATGGTAAGTAACTCAATGTTATCACCAACATGgcatgcatatataaaaaGGGAAATGCTCCACGCATATCCGAATTCCAATCTTTGTTTGGAACGCTATATGATTCACAAGAAGCTTCAATAATTTCTACTTCAAAGGATATCAATAACCCAAATGTAATAATGAAAGAGTATCAACCCTTGAATAGATCATGAATGCAAATTTCTAATGACACGAAACAATGAAACTGATGTACTTTTAAAGGGCACAATGCAGTTTATCGACGAgtgaaaaaagagagagatcaTAAGCAGTCAGGAAACAAACAATACTTCGTAGAACGAAAACTCAAACCAAAACTTATTTAACAATTTACATACTAAGCTTTCCGCCAGCTTTCCTCCACAAATTTTATACATATTCATTGTAATTCCAAGTAACACCAAGATTTGAACcatctaaaaaaaatcaacaaaatcagTCCACATACAAAACGTATCGATCTCCTGCATGCTATCCGCACCAGAATAAATTGAAGTTTTTCGACAAAAACTTGCTAACACAtacaaaatataagaaaaacgaATCACTAACCGAAAATATATGATATCTAGGGCTCATACCTCTTTGCCAGAGAGCTCAGAAGAAtaagggaggacgaaattgaCTTTCATTTTGGGAGGGAGGGAAGAAGGGACGGGAGGCCGAGGCTCCATGTAAGTTGATGGAGTCCTGGGTGGATCCATGTTTGGCATCACTTTCTTCCATGCCTCCACAAATGCTGGATCGGTTGATGGAGTGGTGGCTGGGACCTCTGTACAGAAAGGTCGTGGCCGCAGCCAAGAAGCTCGACCCAAGAAGCGTGAAGCTTGACGAAACATGACAAGTTTGATCGGTGCCTTTTCTGTGTATG containing:
- the LOC126795240 gene encoding ATP synthase subunit delta', mitochondrial, which encodes MFRQASRFLGRASWLRPRPFCTEVPATTPSTDPAFVEAWKKVMPNMDPPRTPSTYMEPRPPVPSSLPPKMKVNFVLPYSSELSGKEVDMVIIPATTGQMGVLPGHVATIAELKPGVLSVHDGSDVKKYFISSGFAFIHANSVADIVAVEAVPIDQIDASLVQKGLADFTQKLSSATTDLEKAEAQIGVDVHSALNSAITG